In a genomic window of Jaculus jaculus isolate mJacJac1 chromosome 8, mJacJac1.mat.Y.cur, whole genome shotgun sequence:
- the Rnf114 gene encoding E3 ubiquitin-protein ligase RNF114 has product MAAQQQQQQQQHPRAGAGLPQSAKSSADAADPLSRFTCPVCLEVYEKPVQVPCGHVFCSACLQECLKPKKPVCGVCRSALAPGVRAVELERQIESTETSCHGCRKDFFLSKIRAHVATCAKYQNYIMEGVKATTKDASLQPRNVPNRYTFPCPYCPEKNFDQEGLVEHCRLSHSTDTKSVVCPICASMPWGDPDYRSANFIEHIQRRHQFSYDTFVDYDVDEEDVMNQVLQRSILDQ; this is encoded by the exons ATGGcggcgcagcagcagcagcagcagcagcagcatccgCGGGCGGGCGCGGGCCTTCCGCAGTCGGCGAAGTCCTCTGCGGACGCCGCCGACCCGCTGAGCCGCTTCACGTGTCCCGTGTGCTTGGAGGTGTACGAGAAGCCGGTGCAGGTGCCGTGCGGACACGT CTTTTGCTCTGCATGCCTGCAGGAGTGTCTGAAGCCGAAGAAGCCTGTCTGTGGGGTGTGCCGCAGCGCTCTGGCACCTGGCGTCCGAGCCGTGGAGCTCGAGCGGCAGATCGAGAGCACAGAGACTTCTTGCCATGGCTGCCGTAAGGAT tTCTTCCTGTCTAAGATCCGGGCCCACGTGGCTACCTGTGCCAAGTATCAGAATTACATCATGGAGGGCGTGAAGGCGACCACCAAGGATGCGTCTCTTCAGCCAAG AAACGTCCCAAACCGGTACACCTTTCCTTGTCCTTACTGTCCCGAAAAGAACTTTGACCAGGAAGGACTTGTGGAGCACTGCAGATTGTCTCACAGCACAGATACCAAGTCTGTG GTCTGTCCAATATGCGCCTCGATGCCCTGGGGAGACCCCGACTACCGCAGCGCCAACTTCATAGAGCACATTCAGCGCCGCCACCAGTTTTCTTACGACACCTTTGTG GATTACGACGTGGATGAAGAGGACGTGATGAACCAGGTGCTCCAGCGCTCCATCCTCGACCAGTGA